Proteins encoded in a region of the Sulfurovum riftiae genome:
- the rpsK gene encoding 30S ribosomal protein S11 has translation SWATSGGSGFRGSRKSTPFAAQIAAERAGQAALEYGLKNLDVNVKGPGPGRESAVRALNACGYKIASITDVTPIPHNGCRPPKKRRV, from the coding sequence GTCCTGGGCTACCTCGGGTGGTTCCGGTTTCCGCGGCTCGCGTAAGAGCACTCCGTTCGCTGCCCAGATCGCTGCAGAGCGCGCTGGCCAGGCTGCTCTGGAGTACGGCCTGAAGAACCTCGACGTCAACGTCAAGGGCCCGGGCCCGGGTCGTGAGTCCGCCGTGCGTGCTTTGAACGCATGTGGTTATAAAATCGCCAGCATCACCGACGTGACGCCGATCCCGCACAACGGGTGCCGTCCGCCGAAGAAGCGCCGCGTGTAA